A window of Pseudophryne corroboree isolate aPseCor3 chromosome 12, aPseCor3.hap2, whole genome shotgun sequence contains these coding sequences:
- the LOC134979991 gene encoding taste receptor type 2 member 41-like → MSSTLFLITGSMDVAIFLLSAPGNTFILFVNILDVVNSKALNLSDQLICSISVVTICHQFLYVLEFITFSLTKEMFSEEAAVICFIFMLQTITSCNLWLSTWLCVHFCIKIVNIKQRCYIYLQKMFPKTFKWILMSTILGSSLISFSSVLGSLMLTQSDMTYNDYGLPAYEKQLSSTVLYSLTFSVSIVVLCTSALTIIISLSRHMKRIQDNSEGSITPSVEAHVQATRTILSLLVINILYSIDGLRWFIVKPFLIYHYVSLICSSVSQILKPWILIKGNSKLDGALQQVLHSCTSPRISNDT, encoded by the coding sequence aTGTCTTCTACTTTATTCCTTATTACTGGATCCATGGATGTGGCTATATTTTTGCTTTCTGCTCCAGGAAACACATTCATTCTTTTTGTGAATATTTTGGATGTTGTCAATTCGAAAGCACTTAATTTAAGTGACCAGCTCATTTGTAGCATCTCTGTAGTCACCATCTGTCATCAGTTCTTATATGTACTTGAGTTTATAACTTTCTCTCTAACAAAAGAAATGTTTTCCGAAGAAGCTGCTGTTATATGCTTTATATTTATGTTACAGACTATCACATCCTGCAACCTCTGGCTTTCTACCTGGCTCTGTGTGCACTTCTGTATAAAAATTGTCAACATTAAGCAAAGATGTTACATTTATCTACAGAAAATGTTTCCCAAGACATTTAAATGGATTCTGATGTCTACTATCCTGGGGTCATCTCTGATCAGTTTCTCTTCAGTGTTGGGAAGTCTAATGCTTACTCAATCTGATATGACTTACAATGACTATGGTCTACCAGCATATGAGAAACAGTTATCTTCAACTGTACTGTATAGTCTGACTTTTTCTGTGTCCATTGTAGTTTTATGTACTTCAGCTCTGACAATCATCATCTCTCTCAGTAGACACATGAAAAGGATACAAGACAATTCGGAAGGCTCAATAACTCCTAGTGTTGAAGCCCATGTTCAAGCTACTAGAACTATTCTCTCACTCTTAGTGATAAACATACTTTATTCTATTGATGGACTTCGCTGGTTTATTGTAAAACCATTCCTTATTTATCACTACGTATCATTGATATGTTCATCAGTTAGTCAGATTCTTAAACCTTGGATTCTTATCAAAGGAAACAGCAAACTAGATGGAGCACTTCAGCAAGTCTTACATAGCTGCACTTCTCCCCGAATATCTAATGATACATAA